A section of the Campylobacter porcelli genome encodes:
- the zupT gene encoding zinc transporter ZupT — translation MEFQFSQIFYAFLLTLFAGFSTSIGAIIAFFSKKDDFRLLSVGLGFSAGVMIYISFMEILPDSMSEFARIYDSKNAEFIGLLAFFGGIIFTALIDKFIPSDLNPHEPKDSLDELKFCPLPSHNEPRPTYHPGISNIGLKRLKRTGIMTAFAITLHNFPEGFATFISSIDSLSFGLAIAIAVALHNIPEGLAVSLPIYHATNDKKRAFAYSCLSGLAEPIGAIVGAIILMPFLNETLMAIIFGVVAGIMVFISFDELLPAARSYDKAHDSLYGLVGGMAVMAVSLILLGI, via the coding sequence ATGGAATTTCAATTTAGTCAGATATTTTATGCGTTTTTGCTTACGCTTTTTGCTGGATTTTCCACTTCTATTGGTGCGATTATTGCATTTTTTAGCAAAAAAGATGATTTTAGGCTACTTAGTGTGGGGCTAGGATTTAGTGCTGGGGTTATGATTTATATATCATTTATGGAGATTTTGCCTGATTCTATGAGTGAATTTGCTAGAATTTATGATAGCAAAAATGCTGAATTTATAGGGCTTTTAGCATTTTTTGGTGGGATTATATTTACTGCTTTGATAGATAAGTTTATACCAAGTGATTTAAATCCGCATGAGCCAAAAGATAGCCTTGATGAGCTTAAATTCTGCCCTTTGCCTAGCCATAATGAGCCTCGCCCCACCTATCACCCTGGTATAAGCAATATAGGGCTAAAACGCCTAAAGCGAACAGGGATTATGACCGCTTTTGCCATTACTTTACACAATTTTCCAGAAGGTTTTGCGACATTTATTAGTAGTATTGACTCTCTTAGTTTTGGACTAGCAATTGCTATAGCCGTAGCACTGCATAATATACCTGAAGGCTTGGCTGTATCACTACCTATATATCACGCTACTAATGATAAAAAACGAGCCTTTGCCTACTCATGTCTGTCTGGACTTGCTGAACCAATTGGGGCTATTGTGGGAGCAATTATTTTAATGCCATTTTTAAATGAAACATTAATGGCTATTATATTTGGTGTGGTAGCTGGAATTATGGTATTTATCAGCTTTGATGAGTTGCTCCCTGCTGCTAGAAGTTATGATAAAGCACACGATAGTTTATATGGGTTAGTTGGCGGTATGGCTGTGATGGCTGTAAGCCTTATTTTACTTGGAATTTAG
- a CDS encoding isopenicillin N synthase family dioxygenase: protein MQIPILDLNELDSNRDKFISDLKSIFTTFGTCYLINHGIDLELCKELQRLSKEFFALSLEEKEEISMLKSPQFRGYSQEGGEYTAGGKDYREQIDAGSDKEALDWDENSPIWMRIQGPNLFPKQIPQLRDKFNAWFDQTSLATLKLLKGFAMALELPEDSFDKLYGENSYAHAKLLRYPAAFDGNTQGVGAHKDGGLITFVFQDRESGLQGLLNSEWIDVPPMDGSVVVNIGEFLELATNGYLKATIHRVNLTPNERFSIAYFLGVQLDKDIPILELPEHLKKESTGVDTDPKNPLLRNVAQNYFKRMIRSHPDVAKVHHSDLVDKFSF, encoded by the coding sequence ATGCAAATTCCGATATTGGATCTAAATGAGCTTGATAGTAATAGGGATAAATTTATATCTGATTTAAAATCTATATTTACTACTTTTGGGACTTGTTATTTGATAAATCACGGCATTGATTTAGAGCTTTGTAAGGAGCTACAAAGGCTTAGTAAGGAGTTTTTTGCTCTAAGCTTAGAAGAAAAAGAAGAAATTTCAATGCTAAAATCACCGCAATTTAGGGGTTACTCGCAAGAAGGTGGCGAATATACAGCCGGCGGTAAGGATTATAGAGAGCAAATAGACGCTGGTAGTGATAAAGAGGCTCTAGATTGGGATGAAAACTCACCTATTTGGATGAGAATTCAAGGTCCAAATCTATTTCCAAAGCAGATCCCGCAGCTAAGAGATAAATTTAATGCTTGGTTTGACCAAACTAGCCTAGCTACGCTAAAACTCCTTAAAGGCTTTGCTATGGCACTTGAGTTGCCTGAGGATTCTTTTGATAAGCTTTATGGGGAGAATTCATACGCACATGCTAAATTACTTCGTTATCCAGCGGCATTTGATGGAAATACTCAAGGCGTTGGGGCGCATAAAGATGGTGGATTGATTACTTTTGTGTTTCAAGATAGGGAGTCTGGCTTACAAGGTTTGCTAAACTCAGAGTGGATAGATGTGCCACCAATGGATGGATCTGTGGTTGTAAATATAGGCGAATTTTTAGAACTTGCTACAAATGGCTATCTAAAAGCTACAATACATAGAGTAAATTTAACCCCTAATGAGAGATTTTCTATAGCATATTTTTTAGGCGTTCAGCTTGATAAGGATATACCAATTTTAGAGCTTCCAGAGCATCTTAAAAAAGAGAGCACAGGAGTAGATACAGATCCTAAAAATCCACTTCTTAGAAATGTGGCTCAAAACTACTTTAAAAGAATGATAAGATCTCATCCAGATGTGGCTAAAGTCCATCATAGCGATCTTGTGGATAAATTTAGTTTTTAA
- the metG gene encoding methionine--tRNA ligase produces MMKKFITTPIYYVNDVPHIGHAYTTIICDTLARFYRLRGDDVFFLTGTDEHGQKIEEAAKARGKSPKEYADEVSAKFRALWDEFGISYDYFIRTTDDYHKITSQNVFSKMLKKGDIYKGEYEGSYCVSCESFFATNQLIDDECCPDCGKKTRLVKEESYFFALSKYQDRLLKWYEDDKCVLPKGKKNEVISFVKGGLKDLSITRTSFEWGIKLPKELNEPKHVMYVWLDALVNYLSALGYTRGEEKMEYWGNTLHMVGKDILRFHAVYWPAFLMSLDLPMPVSVAAHGWWTRDGVKMSKSLGNVVNPKEVADAYGLEAFRYFLLREVPFGQDGDFSQKALIDRINSELSNDLGNLLSRIVGMSSKYSDNIINSADVKKFYLSELEAAKIHIDQAVASLDEIAPNRYLEELWKVLNMANALVAKYEPWNLIKNNKFDEANALVALVANLLAKVAILLSPAMPNTAQKIADTLEFKIDTNSYNELIINSNLSNFKANSTTPLFAKIEHELMSPAPVAKIGEAKSKDEEIKIDDFKKCVIKVGTILECDNIEGSDKLLKFKIDLGEENPRQIISGIAKYYEPKSLIGKQVCVLANLKPAKIFKHLSEGMILSAEDGSLTLLGTHANVKNGAIVG; encoded by the coding sequence ATGATGAAGAAATTTATAACCACACCAATATATTATGTAAATGATGTCCCGCATATCGGACACGCTTATACTACGATAATTTGCGATACCTTAGCTAGATTTTATCGCTTAAGGGGCGATGATGTCTTTTTTTTAACAGGCACAGATGAGCATGGCCAAAAGATAGAAGAGGCTGCCAAAGCTAGAGGTAAAAGCCCAAAAGAGTACGCAGATGAGGTAAGTGCTAAATTTAGGGCTTTATGGGATGAATTTGGCATTAGCTATGATTATTTTATCCGCACTACTGATGATTATCATAAGATAACTAGCCAAAATGTTTTTTCTAAAATGCTTAAAAAAGGGGATATTTATAAAGGGGAGTATGAAGGTAGCTACTGCGTAAGCTGTGAGAGTTTCTTTGCTACTAATCAACTAATAGATGATGAGTGCTGTCCTGATTGTGGTAAAAAGACTAGGTTGGTAAAAGAAGAGAGCTACTTTTTTGCTCTTTCAAAATATCAAGATAGATTATTAAAATGGTATGAAGATGATAAATGCGTCCTTCCAAAAGGCAAAAAAAATGAGGTAATAAGCTTTGTCAAAGGCGGACTTAAGGATTTATCTATTACTAGGACTAGCTTTGAGTGGGGGATTAAACTACCAAAAGAGCTAAATGAGCCAAAGCATGTAATGTATGTGTGGCTAGATGCGCTAGTTAATTATCTCTCAGCCTTAGGATATACTAGGGGTGAGGAGAAGATGGAGTATTGGGGAAATACCTTGCATATGGTTGGTAAGGATATTTTGCGTTTTCATGCGGTTTATTGGCCGGCGTTTTTGATGAGTCTTGATCTGCCTATGCCAGTTAGCGTAGCAGCACATGGCTGGTGGACTAGAGATGGGGTTAAGATGAGTAAGAGTCTTGGCAATGTCGTAAATCCAAAAGAGGTAGCCGATGCGTATGGTCTAGAGGCGTTTAGATATTTTCTATTAAGAGAGGTGCCATTTGGTCAAGATGGGGATTTTTCTCAAAAGGCTTTAATAGATCGCATAAATAGCGAATTAAGCAATGATTTAGGCAATTTATTAAGTAGAATAGTAGGTATGAGCTCCAAATATTCAGATAATATTATTAATTCAGCTGATGTTAAGAAATTCTATTTAAGTGAGCTTGAAGCGGCTAAAATACATATAGATCAAGCAGTTGCTAGTCTAGATGAGATCGCTCCAAATAGATATTTAGAAGAGCTTTGGAAAGTTTTAAATATGGCAAATGCTTTAGTGGCTAAGTATGAGCCTTGGAATTTGATTAAGAATAATAAATTTGATGAGGCAAATGCCTTGGTGGCCTTGGTGGCAAATCTTTTGGCTAAGGTTGCTATTTTGCTAAGTCCAGCAATGCCAAATACAGCTCAAAAAATAGCTGATACTTTGGAGTTTAAAATTGATACTAATAGCTATAATGAGCTTATAATAAACTCAAATTTAAGCAATTTTAAAGCTAACTCTACCACTCCTTTATTTGCTAAAATAGAGCATGAATTAATGTCTCCAGCCCCAGTGGCAAAGATTGGTGAGGCTAAATCTAAAGATGAAGAGATTAAAATAGATGATTTTAAAAAGTGCGTTATCAAAGTTGGCACTATTTTAGAGTGTGATAATATCGAAGGTAGTGATAAATTGCTTAAATTTAAAATTGATTTAGGCGAGGAAAATCCAAGGCAAATTATCAGCGGTATAGCAAAATATTATGAGCCAAAAAGCTTAATAGGCAAGCAAGTTTGCGTCTTGGCTAATTTAAAACCAGCTAAGATATTTAAGCATTTAAGCGAGGGTATGATACTGAGCGCAGAAGATGGAAGCTTAACTCTTTTAGGCACTCATGCTAATGTAAAAAATGGAGCGATTGTCGGATAA